The following is a genomic window from Ignavibacteriota bacterium.
AGGAAGGGTACCGGCTGGAAGTGAAACCGGACCGTGTCTACCTGGAAGCGAACAACGATCCCGGATTCTTCTATGCGGCGCAGACCCTCCTGCAGCTGCTCCCGGCCGATATCTGGAGTACCACACCCGCGCATACCGGGTCGTGGACGATGCCCTGCGTGACGGTGGTGGACACCCCGCGGTACCGCTGGCGCGGCATGATGCTGGACGTCTCCCGCCACTTCCAGACCAAGGAGTTCGTGAAGCGATACATCGACTACCTTGCGATGCACAAGATGAACACCTTCCACTGGCACCTCACCGACGACCAGGGCTGGCGCGTCGAGATCAAGAAATACCCCCAGCTCACCACGACCTCTGCGTGGCGTGTGGACCATGAAGACATCCACTGGAATAGCCGACCGCCGCAGCAGCCGGGTGAAGCGGCACGGTACGGAGGATTCTACACGCAGGAAGATATCCGCGAGGTCGTGCGGTATGCTGAAGAGCGCTACATCACGGTCGTTCCGGAGATCGAACTCCCGGGCCATGCCACTGCGGTCCTGGCGGCATTCCCGAACCTCTCGTGCACCGGCGGGCCGTTCACGGTCGTGCCGGGCGGACTCTGGCCGATCACGGACATTCTCTGCGCGGGGAACGACACCGTATTCACGTTCCTTGAGGACGTCTTCAAGGAAGTCGTTCCGCTCTTCCCCTCCGCCATCATTCATATCGGCGGCGATGAAGCCAACAAGGCCGAGTGGGAGCGCTGTCCGAAGTGCCAGGCACGCATCAAGGCTGAAGGACTGAAGGACGAAGCGGAACTGCAGAGCTATTTCATCAAGCGCATCGAGGCTGTGCTCACGCAGATGGGCAAGCGCGTGATCGGTTGGGATGAGATCATCGAAGGCGGCCTGCCGCCCCGTGCTGCAGTGATGTCGTGGCGCGGGATCGAAGGCGGCATCCATGCGGCGCGCACAGGACACGATGTCGTGATGACGCCGACCTCACACTGCTATCTGGATTACTACCAGGGCGTACCGCAGCACGAACCGCTTGCCATCGGCGGATTCCTGCCGCTGGAACAAGTGTACAGCTACGAACCCACTCCCGATACGCTCACTCCCCCGGAAGCGAAGCACATCCTCGGTGTGCAGGGGAATATCTGGGCCGAGTACATCCCCGACCCCGCGCAGGCGGAGTATCTGACCTTCCCGCGCATCGCCGCGATCGCGGAAATAGGATGGTCGCCAAAGAAGCTCCGCTCGTGGCCGTCCTTCCTGCAGCGACTCGACACACAGTTCGCGCGCTATGAAAGCCAGCGCATCAACTTCTCCCGGACGATCCACACGGTGACCATGACAGATTCGTTCGATGTGCCATCGTGGCGGCACATCGTGACGCTTTCCACGCAGGCGGGCCAGGGGGTCATCCGCTATACCCTCGACGGTACCGAACCCGGTCCGAAGTCTCCGGCGTACACGAAACCGCTCTCGATCACCGCAACGACAACCGTGCGCACGGCGGCATTCAAGGACGCCAAACCGCTCGGCAAGACCACGGTGTACACCATCTCCATGAGCCCGTTCAAGAACGTTGTCGTCACCGCATCCCCGGCACCGGCGCCGGAAGGAGCACGGGCGACGGCGCTTGTGGACCAGCACCGGGCCGGGAACTGGACCGACGATCCGGCGTGGTGCCGGTGGCAGGGCACCGACGCGACGATCACCGTCGATCTCGGCAAGGAAGCCCCCGTGAAGAGCATCACGGCCGGGTTCTTCCATGAGACCGTCCGCCTTGTCTTCCCGCCCTCGCAGATCGAGGTACGCATCTCGAATGACGGCACGACCTTCAGCAGCGTGGCGGTCATCAAGAGCGCATCACCGGCGAAGCAGCCGCGCCCGGACGTCATGACCTACAACGCCGTCCTGGAAGGTGTGCATGCCCGCTTCGTGCGCCTCACGGCCACGGGAGTCGGACCGGCACCGGCGTGGCACAAGCGTGCCGGGCAGCCCACGTGGCTGTTCGCGGATGAGATCATCATCGAATGACAACAGGGAACCATCATGGCTGAGACAGCACTGGACCGCTTCCTCCGCTATGCGAAGATCGACACGCAGTCCAAAGATGATGCCGAGACCTATCCGAGCACAGCGAAGCAGCTCGTCCTCCTGAACCTTCTCGTCAATGAACTCCAGGCGCTCGGTCTCAAGGACGCCGCCATCGACGAGTACGGTTATGTCACGGCAACGCTTCCCTCGAATCTGCCCGCGGGTCACAAGGCCACAGGCAAAGTACCGGTCATCGGCTTCATCGCTCACGTCGACACGTCGCCGTCCGCCAGCGGCGAGAACGTCAAGCCCCAGGTCATCACCTACACCGGTGGCGACATCACGCTTCCCGGGGACCCGTCCGTTGCGATCCGCGCATCCGAGAACCCCGCGCTGGCGAAGAACGTGGGGCGGAAGATCGTCACCACGGACGGCACGACGCTGCTCGGGGCCGACGACAAGGCGGGCATCGCGATCATCATGACCGCTGTGCAGGAACTGCTCGCGGACCCGGCGAAGCTTCATGGCGACATCCGCATCGGCTTCACGCCGGACGAAGAGGTCGGGAACGGGACGAAGTTCTTCAACATCAAGACGTTCGGCGCAGCGGCGGCATACACGGTGGACGGCGACACGCCGGGGGAACTCAACAAAGAGACCTTCAGCGCCGATTCCGCGATCATCACGGTGCATGGCCGGAACATCCATCCTGGTTCCGCCAAAGGGATCATGGTGAACGCGCTGCGCGTCATCGCCGACATCATCGTCCGGCTGCCGAAGGACATGGCACCGGAGACGACCGAGGGATATGAGCCATACATCCACCCGCACGTGTGTTCCGGTGAAGAAGCGCTCGCCACGCTGCGGATGCTGCTGCGCGATTTCGAATCGTCGGGACTGAAGGTGCAGGAGCAGATCCTGCGCAGGATCATCGCCGAGGTGCAGCCGTTGCATCCCAGGGCGAAGATCGATCTGGAGATCCGCGAATCCTACCGGAACATGCACGACGGCCTCCAGAAGGATCCGCGCGTAACGGAGTGCATGTGGGAGGCCACGAAGCGGGCAGGACTGGATCCGCAGTGGGTCCCGATCCGCGGGGGCACCGACGGGTCGCGGTTGACCGAGAAGGGATTGCCGACACCGAACATCTTCACCGGGGGACAGAACTATCACGGCCTCACCGAATGGCTGTCCGTGGATGGCATGGAACAGTCCGTCACAACGGTCGTCCACCTCGCCCAGGTCTGGGTCGAGAAATCTCACGCCTGACCACCAGGAGAACGCAGTATGGACCATCAGACAACGGCCGGCAAGGGGCTCCCCGAGAACGCCTACAAGGAGCTGAAAGCCGGCGAAGAGTACCGTCCGATCATGGACCCCGCAGGACAACCGCAGGAGGTCACCCCCTACTCCGTCATCACCGGCATGCTGATGGCCATTCTGTTCTCGGCAGCAGCAGCGTACTCCGGACTGAAGATCGGGCAGGTCTTTGAGGCGGCGATCCCGATCGCGATCCTCGCGGTGGGCACATCGACGCTGCTCAAGAAGAAGAACGCGCTCGGCCAGAATGTGATCATCCAGTCGATCGGCGCGGCATCCGGGGTCATCGTTGCCGGCGCGATCTTCACGATCCCCGCGCTCTACATCCTCGAACTCCCGGCCAGCTTCTATCAGGTGTTCTTTGCCTCCGCCTGCGGCGGCTTCCTGGGCATCCTGTTCCTGATCCCGTTCCGGAAGTACTTCGTGAAGGACATGCACGGCAAGCTCCCCTTCCCCGAGGCGACGGCAACGACCGAGATCCTGGTCGCGGGCGAAAAGGGCGGTGCCCAGGCGCTCGTGCTCGTGGTGAGCGGGCTCGTCGGCGGGCTCTTCGATTTCATGTTCAGCGCGCTCGGACTCTGGTCCGAGGTCATCACCTCCCGTATGATCTCCGTGGGAGAACTGATCGCGGACAAGGTGAAGATCGTGGCCCGCTTCAATGTCTCCGCCATGATCTTCGGCCTCGGGTATATCATCGGACTGCGCTATTCGTCCATCATCGCCGCCGGCTCGCTCCTGTCGTGGTTCATCATGGTCCCGCTGTTCCCGTACATCGCCGACTCCATCGGGATCACCGTGGCCGCGGGTTCGAAGCTCATCACCGCAATGTCCGCCGAGGAGATCTTCCGCGGCTACGTCCGGCAGATCGGCATCGGCGGCATCGCCATGGCGGGGGTCATCGGGATCATCCGCTCATCGAAGATCATCGCGGGTGCGTTCTCCCTTGCCTATCGCGAGATCTTCCAGCGTGGTGAAGCAACGGCGGAGAAGGCCGTGCGGACGCAGACGGACATCCGGATGTTGTTCAATATCCAACTGATCCTGCTCACGGCGATCCTGATCTTCATCTTCTTCTACGCCGGTGTCGTGTTCAACATCGTGCATGCTCTGGTCGGTGTCCTCATCGTCCTTGTGGTGGCATTCCTGTTCACCACCGTTGCCGCCAATGCAACCGCCATCGTCGGCTCCAACCCGGTCTCCGGGATGACGCTGATGACACTCATTCTGTCCTCGGTTGTCCTCGTGCAGGTCGGGCTTTCAGGAACCGCGGGCATGGTGAGTGCCCTGATCATCGGTGGTGTCGTGTGTACCGCGCTGTCGGTGGCGGGCGGATTCATCACCGACCTCAAGGTCGGGTACTGGCTCGGATCGACACCGAAGATGCAGGAGTCATGGAAGTTCGTCGGCGTGATCCTCTCCGCGGCAACCGTGGGCGGCGTCATGATCGTGCTCAATGAGACCTATGGGTTCAAAGGAGCGAATGCCCTGGCCGCGCCTCAGGCGAATGCCATGGCCGCGGTGATCCAACCGCTGATGTCCGATGCCCCCGCGCCATGGATCCTGTATATCATCGGGGCAGCGATCGCCCTGCTGCTCGT
Proteins encoded in this region:
- the pepT gene encoding peptidase T, with product MAETALDRFLRYAKIDTQSKDDAETYPSTAKQLVLLNLLVNELQALGLKDAAIDEYGYVTATLPSNLPAGHKATGKVPVIGFIAHVDTSPSASGENVKPQVITYTGGDITLPGDPSVAIRASENPALAKNVGRKIVTTDGTTLLGADDKAGIAIIMTAVQELLADPAKLHGDIRIGFTPDEEVGNGTKFFNIKTFGAAAAYTVDGDTPGELNKETFSADSAIITVHGRNIHPGSAKGIMVNALRVIADIIVRLPKDMAPETTEGYEPYIHPHVCSGEEALATLRMLLRDFESSGLKVQEQILRRIIAEVQPLHPRAKIDLEIRESYRNMHDGLQKDPRVTECMWEATKRAGLDPQWVPIRGGTDGSRLTEKGLPTPNIFTGGQNYHGLTEWLSVDGMEQSVTTVVHLAQVWVEKSHA
- a CDS encoding family 20 glycosylhydrolase; translated protein: MRLLAALCLLIIPAVLIATASPAGKQKQSKADPPEIIPQPSSIVMGKGTFTLGASTVLVYHTDNAEMQKSVLYLAEKLRAGTGFPVKIVDATSDMPKKDYIFLNYIREETLDQEGYRLEVKPDRVYLEANNDPGFFYAAQTLLQLLPADIWSTTPAHTGSWTMPCVTVVDTPRYRWRGMMLDVSRHFQTKEFVKRYIDYLAMHKMNTFHWHLTDDQGWRVEIKKYPQLTTTSAWRVDHEDIHWNSRPPQQPGEAARYGGFYTQEDIREVVRYAEERYITVVPEIELPGHATAVLAAFPNLSCTGGPFTVVPGGLWPITDILCAGNDTVFTFLEDVFKEVVPLFPSAIIHIGGDEANKAEWERCPKCQARIKAEGLKDEAELQSYFIKRIEAVLTQMGKRVIGWDEIIEGGLPPRAAVMSWRGIEGGIHAARTGHDVVMTPTSHCYLDYYQGVPQHEPLAIGGFLPLEQVYSYEPTPDTLTPPEAKHILGVQGNIWAEYIPDPAQAEYLTFPRIAAIAEIGWSPKKLRSWPSFLQRLDTQFARYESQRINFSRTIHTVTMTDSFDVPSWRHIVTLSTQAGQGVIRYTLDGTEPGPKSPAYTKPLSITATTTVRTAAFKDAKPLGKTTVYTISMSPFKNVVVTASPAPAPEGARATALVDQHRAGNWTDDPAWCRWQGTDATITVDLGKEAPVKSITAGFFHETVRLVFPPSQIEVRISNDGTTFSSVAVIKSASPAKQPRPDVMTYNAVLEGVHARFVRLTATGVGPAPAWHKRAGQPTWLFADEIIIE
- a CDS encoding oligopeptide transporter, OPT family, whose amino-acid sequence is MDHQTTAGKGLPENAYKELKAGEEYRPIMDPAGQPQEVTPYSVITGMLMAILFSAAAAYSGLKIGQVFEAAIPIAILAVGTSTLLKKKNALGQNVIIQSIGAASGVIVAGAIFTIPALYILELPASFYQVFFASACGGFLGILFLIPFRKYFVKDMHGKLPFPEATATTEILVAGEKGGAQALVLVVSGLVGGLFDFMFSALGLWSEVITSRMISVGELIADKVKIVARFNVSAMIFGLGYIIGLRYSSIIAAGSLLSWFIMVPLFPYIADSIGITVAAGSKLITAMSAEEIFRGYVRQIGIGGIAMAGVIGIIRSSKIIAGAFSLAYREIFQRGEATAEKAVRTQTDIRMLFNIQLILLTAILIFIFFYAGVVFNIVHALVGVLIVLVVAFLFTTVAANATAIVGSNPVSGMTLMTLILSSVVLVQVGLSGTAGMVSALIIGGVVCTALSVAGGFITDLKVGYWLGSTPKMQESWKFVGVILSAATVGGVMIVLNETYGFKGANALAAPQANAMAAVIQPLMSDAPAPWILYIIGAAIALLLVVLKVPPLAFALGMYIPQELNIPLVAGGLVAWWVSTRSKDEKLNAARISRGTLIASGFIAGGSLFGVLSAFLRFGDLDLMVGTWAETHTGEVIGLCAFILLFAYTVWDTMRAKLEE